One window of the Carnobacterium maltaromaticum DSM 20342 genome contains the following:
- the guaB gene encoding IMP dehydrogenase, with protein sequence MSNWETKFAKEGYTFDDVLLVPAESHVLPNDVDMSVKLAKNITLNIPLMSASMDTVTDSKMAIAMARQGGLGVIHKNMSTKQQADEVRKVKRSESGVIIDPFFLTPDHLVSDAEELMGRYRISGVPIVNNMEDRILVGILTNRDLRFVTDYSIKIDEVMTKDQLVTAPVGTSLKDAEKTLQKHKIEKLPIVDAEGRLSGLITIKDIEKVIEFPNAAKDEHGRLLVAAAVGVTTDTFERAEALLDAGADAIIIDTAHGHSAGVIRKIKEIREHFPEATLIAGNVATGEATRALYDVGVDVVKVGIGPGSICTTRVVAGVGVPQLTAIYDAAEVAREYGRTIIADGGIKYSGDIVKAIAAGGHAVMLGSMLAGTDESPGEFEIFQGRRFKTYRGMGSLGAMEKGSSDRYFQGGTNEANKLVPEGIEGRVAYKGGVSDIIFQMIGGLKAGMGYVGAADLKYLRDDAQFIRMSGAGLRESHPHDVQITKEAPNYSLQ encoded by the coding sequence ATGTCTAACTGGGAAACGAAATTTGCTAAAGAGGGCTACACTTTTGATGATGTTTTATTGGTCCCTGCTGAAAGTCATGTGCTACCAAACGATGTTGACATGAGTGTCAAATTGGCTAAAAATATTACACTAAATATTCCCTTGATGAGTGCGAGTATGGATACAGTCACAGATTCAAAAATGGCGATTGCAATGGCGCGTCAAGGTGGTTTAGGTGTTATTCATAAAAATATGAGTACAAAACAACAAGCTGACGAAGTTAGAAAAGTAAAACGTTCTGAAAGTGGCGTTATTATTGATCCATTCTTTTTAACTCCTGATCATTTAGTTTCAGATGCAGAAGAATTGATGGGCCGTTACCGTATTAGTGGAGTTCCAATTGTCAATAATATGGAAGATCGAATTCTAGTAGGTATTTTAACCAACCGCGATTTACGCTTTGTAACAGATTACAGTATTAAAATTGATGAAGTTATGACTAAAGATCAACTTGTGACAGCTCCAGTTGGAACATCTTTAAAAGATGCTGAAAAAACATTACAAAAACATAAAATTGAAAAATTACCAATTGTTGACGCTGAAGGACGTTTAAGTGGTCTGATTACAATTAAAGATATTGAAAAAGTTATCGAGTTCCCTAATGCCGCTAAAGATGAGCATGGTCGCTTGTTAGTTGCTGCAGCTGTTGGAGTAACAACAGATACCTTTGAACGCGCAGAAGCGCTATTAGACGCTGGTGCAGATGCAATTATCATTGATACTGCTCATGGACATAGTGCAGGTGTGATTCGTAAAATCAAAGAAATTCGTGAACATTTCCCAGAAGCAACATTAATCGCTGGAAACGTAGCAACAGGCGAAGCAACTCGTGCTCTTTATGATGTTGGTGTAGATGTGGTTAAAGTTGGAATTGGGCCTGGTTCAATTTGTACGACTCGGGTTGTTGCCGGAGTTGGGGTTCCTCAACTAACAGCTATTTATGATGCTGCTGAAGTGGCTCGTGAATATGGACGTACGATTATTGCAGATGGTGGAATTAAATATTCTGGTGATATCGTTAAGGCAATTGCTGCCGGTGGACATGCTGTTATGTTAGGTAGTATGTTGGCTGGAACAGACGAATCACCAGGCGAATTTGAAATTTTCCAAGGCCGTCGTTTCAAAACATACCGTGGTATGGGTAGTTTAGGCGCAATGGAAAAAGGCTCAAGCGATCGTTATTTCCAAGGTGGCACAAATGAAGCTAACAAATTAGTCCCAGAAGGAATTGAAGGTCGAGTTGCCTATAAAGGTGGCGTTAGTGACATTATTTTCCAAATGATCGGTGGTCTAAAAGCCGGAATGGGCTATGTTGGAGCAGCTGATTTGAAATATCTACGTGATGATGCACAATTTATCCGTATGAGTGGTGCAGGTTTACGTGAATCTCACCCACATGATGTACAAATTACTAAAGAAGCACCAAACTATTCATTACAATAA
- a CDS encoding DUF916 and DUF3324 domain-containing protein, which produces MKKIISILVVCLIGLQHMPMIGEAAETMAYSVKANIPENQINKTLTYFDLKMEPNQRQDITLTVSNSSDEKATILISPNVAMTNQNGVIDYSKADEKVDSTLKNPVTSIISKAQEVTLEPKETKEVPFTIQMPEKEFDGLILGGFYISKKEDDSNTKDKEKDVQIKNKYSYVIGLQLRENTNEVKPVMELNDIKPVLLNYRTAVTANLQNTEATIMKDVSINAKVMKKGSEKVLHETDKKGLSMAPNSNFDFPINWDNQSLDAGTYRLKLIAQSGEDKWEFDKEFTISAKDSTDLNKEAVELEKTEPNWILIISVVAGITIFLILVIGFFIYRHQKKKAAEKRARLMKQRKRKK; this is translated from the coding sequence ATGAAAAAAATAATTTCGATACTCGTTGTCTGTCTAATCGGGCTCCAACATATGCCAATGATAGGAGAAGCTGCAGAAACGATGGCTTATTCTGTTAAAGCAAACATACCAGAAAACCAAATCAACAAAACACTTACTTATTTCGATTTAAAAATGGAGCCAAATCAAAGACAAGACATTACTTTAACTGTCAGTAATTCTAGCGATGAGAAAGCCACGATTCTTATTTCTCCAAATGTAGCGATGACCAACCAAAATGGGGTGATTGATTATAGTAAGGCAGATGAAAAAGTGGATTCCACGCTGAAAAATCCGGTGACATCTATTATTTCGAAAGCACAGGAAGTGACATTAGAACCGAAAGAAACGAAAGAAGTGCCGTTCACTATTCAAATGCCCGAAAAAGAATTTGACGGGTTGATTTTAGGTGGATTTTATATTTCTAAAAAAGAAGACGACTCAAATACCAAAGATAAAGAAAAAGATGTGCAAATCAAAAATAAATATTCTTATGTCATTGGACTTCAACTACGTGAAAACACCAATGAAGTCAAGCCAGTCATGGAATTAAATGATATTAAACCAGTATTATTAAATTACCGAACAGCGGTTACAGCAAATCTACAAAATACAGAAGCAACGATTATGAAAGACGTATCTATCAATGCAAAAGTGATGAAAAAGGGTAGTGAAAAAGTGCTTCATGAAACCGATAAAAAAGGTCTTTCAATGGCACCTAATTCGAATTTTGATTTCCCTATAAATTGGGATAATCAAAGCTTAGATGCAGGTACCTATAGGTTGAAACTCATTGCCCAATCTGGAGAAGACAAATGGGAGTTTGATAAAGAGTTTACTATATCTGCAAAAGATTCAACCGACTTAAACAAAGAAGCTGTTGAATTAGAAAAAACAGAACCGAACTGGATTTTGATTATTTCAGTGGTTGCAGGAATAACGATCTTTCTTATTCTAGTAATCGGATTCTTTATTTACCGTCATCAAAAGAAAAAAGCGGCAGAAAAGCGTGCACGTTTAATGAAGCAAAGAAAGCGTAAAAAGTAA
- a CDS encoding 6-phospho-beta-glucosidase: MSSLRKDFLWGGAVAAHQLEGGWNKGGKGVSVADVMTVGANGVPREITNGVLQGKNYPNHEGIDFYTHYKEDIKLFAEMGFKCFRTSIAWTRIFPQGDESEPNELGLKFYDELFDECLKYGIEPVITLSHFEMPYHLVTEYGGWRNREMIDFFVRFAEVCFTRYKDKVKYWMTFNEINNQANYNEDFAPFTNSGIAYQPGENREKIMYQAAHYELVASALAVKIGHEINPDFQIGCMIAMCPIYPLSCKPEDMMMSVSAMHKRYWFTDVHVRGYYPGYLEKYFQRKGFNLDITVEDKLLLLEGCVDYIGFSYYMSFTTESKSDNPQYDYDESKDLVRNPYVKASDWGWQIDPVGLRYAMNWFYDRYQLPLFIVENGFGAIDQLNSDGTIDDDYRIDYLKAHIEAMKTAVEEDGIDLLGYTPWGCIDLVSAGTGEMKKRYGFIYVDKDNEGQGTLKRSKKKSFDWYKQVIATNGEQL, from the coding sequence ATGAGTAGTTTACGCAAAGATTTTTTATGGGGTGGTGCAGTTGCTGCTCATCAATTAGAAGGTGGCTGGAATAAAGGTGGGAAAGGTGTTAGTGTCGCTGATGTAATGACAGTTGGCGCTAATGGAGTTCCTCGTGAAATTACAAATGGTGTTCTGCAGGGGAAAAACTATCCAAATCATGAAGGTATCGATTTTTATACGCACTATAAAGAAGACATTAAGTTATTTGCTGAAATGGGATTTAAATGTTTTCGTACTTCAATCGCCTGGACACGAATTTTTCCTCAGGGCGATGAAAGTGAACCTAATGAATTAGGATTGAAATTTTATGATGAGTTATTTGACGAATGTTTAAAATATGGGATTGAACCAGTTATTACATTGTCGCATTTTGAAATGCCCTATCATCTAGTAACAGAATATGGTGGTTGGCGCAATCGGGAAATGATTGACTTCTTCGTTCGGTTTGCTGAAGTTTGTTTTACTCGCTACAAAGATAAAGTAAAATATTGGATGACATTTAATGAAATCAATAATCAAGCCAATTATAACGAAGATTTTGCCCCTTTTACAAATTCAGGAATCGCCTATCAACCCGGTGAAAACCGTGAAAAAATTATGTATCAAGCAGCGCATTATGAATTAGTGGCCAGTGCACTAGCGGTGAAAATTGGACATGAGATCAACCCAGATTTTCAAATAGGTTGTATGATTGCCATGTGTCCGATTTATCCGTTATCTTGCAAACCAGAAGATATGATGATGTCTGTTAGTGCCATGCATAAACGTTATTGGTTTACGGATGTTCACGTTCGAGGCTATTATCCAGGGTATTTGGAAAAGTATTTTCAACGTAAAGGATTTAACTTAGACATTACCGTTGAAGACAAATTGCTTCTATTAGAAGGCTGTGTTGATTATATAGGTTTTAGTTACTACATGTCCTTTACGACGGAGTCAAAATCTGATAATCCGCAATATGACTACGATGAGTCAAAAGATTTAGTTCGAAATCCCTATGTAAAAGCTTCAGATTGGGGTTGGCAAATTGACCCAGTTGGTTTGCGTTATGCGATGAACTGGTTCTATGACCGCTATCAGTTACCGTTATTCATTGTCGAAAATGGTTTTGGAGCAATTGATCAATTAAATTCTGATGGAACAATTGATGATGACTATCGGATTGATTATTTAAAAGCGCATATAGAAGCGATGAAAACTGCCGTGGAAGAAGATGGCATTGACTTATTAGGCTATACTCCATGGGGTTGTATAGATTTAGTTTCAGCTGGAACAGGCGAAATGAAAAAACGTTATGGATTTATTTATGTCGATAAAGATAACGAAGGTCAAGGGACCTTAAAGCGTAGTAAAAAGAAATCTTTTGACTGGTACAAACAAGTCATTGCAACAAACGGAGAACAATTGTAG
- a CDS encoding WxL domain-containing protein — MKINKYSILGLSVLMSVAILGSQSVEAAEASAGSSKANFELQAGDDTTVPELLDPEIQPPTLNKGPLSLDSVSSFNFPTKKLGSEAKAPLEATPVEGTKLGLQVTDSRGQDLGWNLKVSATAFETADKSLTLKGAVMTIPEGKLTTAQGVDPLLTPSAFKVNLSPTATSIMSATTTQGRSSWSNAFEGNGEKVTLAVPAGNKVASYVSTITWSLEDAP; from the coding sequence ATGAAAATAAATAAGTATTCTATACTAGGTTTGAGTGTGTTAATGAGTGTTGCCATTTTAGGAAGTCAATCTGTTGAGGCAGCTGAGGCAAGTGCAGGTTCTTCGAAAGCAAATTTTGAATTACAAGCAGGCGACGATACAACGGTTCCGGAGCTGTTAGATCCAGAAATTCAACCTCCAACATTAAATAAAGGCCCATTAAGTTTAGATTCGGTTTCTAGCTTTAATTTTCCAACTAAAAAATTAGGCTCTGAAGCAAAAGCTCCACTTGAAGCAACACCAGTTGAAGGCACGAAGCTAGGTTTACAAGTAACGGATTCTCGTGGACAAGATTTAGGTTGGAATTTAAAAGTTAGTGCAACAGCTTTTGAAACGGCAGATAAATCATTAACCTTAAAAGGTGCTGTTATGACGATTCCAGAAGGTAAATTAACAACAGCACAAGGTGTGGACCCTCTTTTAACTCCATCTGCATTTAAAGTGAATTTATCGCCAACAGCAACGAGCATCATGAGCGCGACAACCACACAGGGTCGTTCAAGTTGGAGTAATGCCTTTGAAGGAAATGGAGAAAAAGTTACTTTAGCAGTTCCTGCAGGGAATAAAGTAGCGAGTTATGTTTCGACCATAACGTGGTCATTGGAAGATGCACCTTAA
- a CDS encoding WxL domain-containing protein: MKKSSLIITTFALASFAFGGAKVQAEVSSTHTSENKINFTAGEGVVTPPVDPTNPDNPNVPNPIDETDPENAGTGQTGPLSIDYVSNIKFGEHKITGKDIAYKAKNANPFIQVTDLRGAGEGWHLSAKMSEFKSGNKVLRGATLAFKDGVVKAGSSSNISVAPTKSDVLFDNTDSKPFMNAMDKGGRGTWVTVWSGTDQANEAVQLNVVAGTPEANTEYTSSITWELADAPK, translated from the coding sequence ATGAAAAAAAGCTCATTAATAATTACAACATTCGCTTTGGCTTCATTCGCTTTTGGAGGAGCAAAAGTCCAAGCAGAAGTATCAAGTACACATACATCAGAGAACAAAATTAATTTTACTGCTGGTGAGGGGGTAGTAACTCCACCAGTTGATCCAACCAATCCAGATAATCCTAATGTGCCAAACCCAATTGACGAAACAGATCCAGAAAATGCAGGTACGGGACAAACAGGCCCATTATCAATTGATTATGTTTCTAATATCAAATTTGGTGAACATAAAATTACAGGGAAAGACATTGCTTATAAAGCGAAGAATGCCAACCCATTTATCCAAGTAACGGATTTACGAGGAGCAGGAGAAGGCTGGCACTTATCAGCTAAAATGAGCGAATTTAAAAGCGGAAATAAAGTGTTGAGAGGTGCAACGTTAGCCTTTAAAGATGGTGTTGTCAAAGCAGGAAGTTCAAGCAATATTTCTGTAGCCCCAACTAAATCAGATGTTTTATTTGATAATACAGATAGTAAACCATTTATGAATGCGATGGATAAAGGTGGACGTGGGACATGGGTAACTGTCTGGTCAGGAACAGATCAAGCCAATGAAGCAGTTCAATTAAATGTGGTTGCTGGCACACCAGAAGCGAATACAGAATATACGTCTTCTATTACATGGGAATTAGCAGACGCACCAAAATAA
- a CDS encoding WxL domain-containing protein produces the protein MKTIKHVLLWGVSLFCFFSFTVTSFANTATSQAGISFTEKEDMEAGNTSLPKNKDLPNTGVDRTSSKLPQTGETADGNLLITGLVFLGAAIAVEKLRTKRGGRKMKLKTMTMLGLIGSGMLLGASTSTAAPQDVVTGSEDGKGGTSHGYINLTPGDSDTGKTDPTDPTDPSGETGNEGILTIDHVVPLLFSSHKLEGKEQVYTSVVDKPNVQVTDKRGEEAGWNVQVSQTAFVDQTDATKTLKGAKLVLPVGTLKDVGNVSLAPELYAVEVNDAPATFMNAKTGSGAGTWTNFFDKDEIKLTVPAGNKKGEYMSTVTWTLMDAPK, from the coding sequence ATGAAGACAATAAAGCACGTTCTATTGTGGGGGGTTAGTTTATTTTGTTTTTTTTCTTTTACAGTAACAAGTTTTGCCAATACAGCTACTAGTCAAGCAGGTATTTCTTTTACTGAAAAAGAAGATATGGAAGCAGGAAATACTTCTCTTCCAAAAAATAAAGATTTGCCTAATACGGGGGTCGATAGAACGAGCTCAAAATTGCCACAAACGGGAGAAACTGCAGATGGAAATTTACTTATAACAGGGTTGGTTTTTTTAGGAGCTGCAATAGCAGTTGAAAAATTAAGGACAAAACGAGGAGGAAGAAAAATGAAATTAAAAACAATGACAATGTTAGGTTTGATTGGGAGCGGTATGTTGCTAGGAGCAAGTACGTCAACTGCTGCACCACAAGATGTGGTTACAGGTAGTGAAGATGGTAAAGGCGGTACATCTCATGGATACATTAATTTAACTCCAGGAGATTCGGACACAGGAAAGACAGACCCAACAGACCCAACAGATCCATCAGGCGAGACTGGAAATGAAGGGATTTTAACGATTGATCATGTTGTTCCGTTGCTATTTAGCTCACATAAGTTAGAAGGGAAAGAACAAGTTTACACTTCTGTTGTAGATAAACCCAATGTTCAAGTAACGGATAAGCGTGGAGAAGAAGCGGGGTGGAATGTTCAAGTATCTCAAACGGCTTTTGTAGACCAAACTGATGCAACTAAAACATTAAAAGGCGCAAAATTAGTATTGCCAGTAGGTACATTAAAAGATGTAGGAAATGTTTCACTAGCACCAGAATTGTATGCGGTCGAAGTTAATGATGCGCCTGCTACTTTCATGAATGCAAAAACTGGCAGCGGTGCTGGAACATGGACAAACTTTTTTGATAAAGATGAAATCAAGCTAACTGTTCCTGCTGGAAACAAAAAAGGCGAATATATGTCGACAGTTACATGGACATTAATGGATGCGCCTAAATAA
- the allW gene encoding allantoin permease, which translates to MAEKDVFAHEADIEKYKERGYNDDLLPKTKDRRNMNAKNYFTLWMGSVHNIPNYTAVGGFLFLGLSPINVILALIISSMAVAAFMVYNGRAGSKYGIPFAMHLRSTYGDLGAKLPGFLRGCVAAIAWFGLQNYAGSLALLILIGKIWPSFLTLGGDFNFFGLSLPGLIAFTIFWAANLLIGIGGGGALNKFTAILNPLIYVVFGGMAIWAIKVGGGIGPILAFTPSGADVQNNAPLFVYLIIITSVLSVWAAPGASVSDFTQNATSTRAQTIGQTASFLVAYIIFAFSSVAILIGGSIHYGVQEWNVLEIVEKWDSLPAICLAMLVFLLTTISTNATGNIIPAAYQLSALFPKTINYKKGVIIASVISYLIMPWKLMENANSIFAFLNIIGAVLGPVAGVMLAHFYFVKKQKIDLNALYMDTKADNSQNPYRGINKGAYVATIVALLVSISGQFIPALQVISSLSWLIGFGLAFILYLVLKKFIPEKV; encoded by the coding sequence ATGGCAGAAAAAGATGTTTTTGCCCACGAGGCAGATATCGAAAAGTACAAAGAGAGAGGCTATAACGACGATCTTTTACCTAAAACAAAAGACCGGCGTAATATGAATGCAAAAAATTATTTTACTTTGTGGATGGGTTCGGTGCATAATATTCCTAACTACACAGCTGTTGGAGGCTTTCTATTTCTTGGATTATCACCCATCAACGTGATCCTAGCTTTGATTATTAGCTCAATGGCGGTTGCGGCTTTTATGGTTTATAACGGTCGCGCTGGTTCTAAGTACGGAATTCCCTTTGCCATGCATTTACGTTCAACATATGGTGATTTAGGGGCTAAACTACCTGGTTTCCTAAGAGGATGTGTCGCCGCTATTGCTTGGTTTGGCTTACAAAATTATGCAGGTTCATTGGCATTATTAATTCTTATTGGAAAAATTTGGCCTAGTTTTCTAACATTAGGTGGAGATTTCAACTTTTTCGGTTTAAGCTTACCTGGTTTGATTGCTTTTACCATTTTCTGGGCAGCAAATTTATTAATTGGAATTGGTGGCGGCGGAGCGTTAAATAAGTTTACAGCTATTTTAAATCCTTTAATTTATGTTGTTTTTGGTGGTATGGCGATTTGGGCAATCAAGGTTGGTGGTGGTATTGGACCGATTCTTGCCTTTACACCAAGTGGCGCTGATGTTCAGAATAATGCCCCACTCTTCGTTTATTTAATTATTATCACGTCAGTTTTATCCGTATGGGCAGCTCCTGGTGCTAGTGTCTCTGACTTTACGCAAAATGCGACATCAACACGAGCTCAAACAATTGGACAAACAGCTAGTTTTCTAGTCGCCTATATCATTTTTGCTTTCTCTAGTGTAGCGATTTTAATTGGTGGTTCGATTCATTACGGTGTCCAAGAGTGGAACGTCTTGGAAATAGTTGAAAAATGGGATAGTTTACCAGCTATTTGCTTAGCTATGTTAGTCTTCTTATTAACGACTATTTCAACAAATGCGACAGGAAATATTATTCCAGCAGCTTACCAATTATCAGCACTCTTCCCTAAAACGATTAATTACAAGAAAGGCGTCATTATTGCTTCTGTCATTAGTTATTTGATTATGCCTTGGAAATTAATGGAAAATGCGAATAGCATTTTCGCTTTCTTAAATATCATTGGAGCTGTTTTAGGGCCAGTTGCGGGTGTCATGTTAGCTCATTTCTATTTTGTTAAAAAGCAAAAAATTGATTTAAATGCGTTATATATGGATACAAAAGCTGACAATAGTCAAAATCCTTACCGTGGTATCAATAAAGGAGCCTATGTGGCAACTATTGTCGCATTACTTGTTTCGATTAGCGGTCAATTTATTCCAGCACTACAAGTTATCTCAAGTTTATCTTGGCTGATTGGCTTTGGTTTAGCCTTTATTCTTTATTTAGTGCTTAAAAAATTCATACCCGAAAAAGTATAA
- a CDS encoding PTS sugar transporter subunit IIB codes for MEKKTIMLACAAGMSTSLLVKKMLEAAKNQGIDADIFAVSATEVDDNISKKPIDVVMLGPQVRFLKDDMTKKLEPKGIPVAVIDMADYGMMKGDKVLATALAMLG; via the coding sequence ATGGAAAAGAAAACCATTATGTTAGCCTGTGCGGCAGGAATGAGTACAAGTTTACTAGTTAAAAAAATGCTAGAAGCTGCTAAAAACCAAGGCATTGATGCAGATATATTTGCCGTATCTGCAACAGAAGTTGATGATAATATCAGTAAGAAGCCCATTGATGTTGTGATGCTAGGACCCCAAGTTCGTTTTTTGAAAGATGATATGACGAAAAAATTAGAGCCCAAAGGCATTCCTGTGGCAGTCATTGATATGGCAGATTATGGCATGATGAAAGGTGATAAAGTTTTAGCAACGGCATTGGCAATGTTAGGATAA
- a CDS encoding PTS sugar transporter subunit IIC, translating into MGNWVNTKLIPQILKFVNVKPIVALKNGMLYTMPFTIVGSVFLLLANLPVESWAKWVTDSGYGAYFNQAYGASFAIMAIFAVIGIAYSYVKSEGYEGMAAGMIALVIFILTMSSSITDPETSVTIGNIINKDWTGGKGMISAILIGLVVGSVYSWFMKRDIRIKLPESVPENVANSFTALIPAAVLITGSLLVYIFFDKVFSLTMIEWIYQVIQTPLQGITDSFGGALMIAFLVPFLWFFGIHGSTIVSGIMGSLLLTNSLENQEIIDSGKELTLANGGHIVTQQFMDQFLTVTGAGMTIGIVVFMVFFAKSAQFKELGKMSLAPAIFNINEPIIFATPIVMNPLMVIPFIATPVVSATITYFALYSGLVPLFTAVQVPWTTPPIISGLLIGGWRAAVLQLVVLVIGFFIYLPFIRKVDSMNIDVEEGKPIV; encoded by the coding sequence ATGGGAAATTGGGTCAATACGAAATTAATACCTCAAATTTTAAAATTTGTAAATGTTAAACCAATTGTGGCTTTGAAAAACGGGATGCTTTACACAATGCCCTTTACAATTGTCGGATCAGTCTTTCTTTTGCTAGCTAACTTACCAGTGGAATCATGGGCAAAATGGGTGACAGATTCAGGGTATGGAGCTTATTTTAACCAAGCTTATGGAGCATCATTTGCGATTATGGCTATTTTTGCAGTAATAGGCATTGCCTATTCTTATGTAAAAAGTGAAGGATATGAAGGCATGGCCGCCGGAATGATTGCCTTAGTAATCTTTATTTTAACGATGTCTTCAAGTATTACCGATCCAGAAACTAGCGTAACAATCGGCAATATTATTAATAAAGATTGGACTGGCGGTAAAGGTATGATCAGTGCCATTCTTATTGGATTAGTTGTTGGTTCTGTATATTCTTGGTTTATGAAACGTGATATTCGAATTAAATTACCAGAAAGTGTCCCTGAAAACGTAGCGAACTCATTCACAGCCTTAATTCCAGCAGCTGTTTTAATTACAGGCTCATTACTTGTTTATATCTTCTTTGATAAAGTCTTTAGCTTAACGATGATTGAATGGATTTATCAAGTCATTCAAACACCATTACAAGGAATTACCGATTCATTTGGTGGAGCTTTAATGATTGCCTTCTTAGTGCCTTTCTTATGGTTCTTTGGGATTCATGGTTCAACAATTGTCAGTGGAATTATGGGTTCATTATTATTAACAAACTCTTTAGAAAATCAAGAAATTATTGATTCTGGTAAAGAGTTGACTTTAGCAAATGGTGGACATATTGTGACACAACAATTTATGGATCAATTTTTAACTGTAACAGGTGCAGGAATGACAATTGGAATTGTTGTCTTCATGGTGTTTTTTGCCAAATCAGCTCAATTTAAAGAACTCGGTAAAATGTCATTAGCACCAGCTATTTTTAATATCAACGAACCGATTATCTTTGCAACACCAATTGTGATGAATCCTTTAATGGTTATTCCTTTTATCGCCACACCGGTAGTTTCAGCAACAATAACTTATTTTGCTCTGTATAGTGGTTTAGTTCCATTGTTTACTGCAGTTCAAGTTCCTTGGACTACTCCACCAATTATTTCAGGTTTATTAATTGGCGGTTGGCGTGCAGCTGTTTTACAATTAGTTGTTTTAGTCATCGGATTCTTCATCTATCTACCATTCATTCGTAAAGTTGATTCAATGAATATCGATGTAGAAGAAGGAAAACCAATTGTCTAG
- the allB gene encoding allantoinase AllB, whose protein sequence is MSYDLLIKNGLVILENEAIETDVAIKDGKIAAIGNDLSAASETIDATGLIVSPGMVDAHVHITDPGGGYRDQWEGYLTGTKACAKGGVTSFMEMPLNQVPATVDGKSLQIKYDAGKNKLTSDVGSFGGLVPFNLEYGIEELNDGGVAAYKCFMATCGDRSIDGDFMNVDDYSLYEGMKHIAKTGKVLAIHAENAAITDKLGELAYKNGETTLAAYVATRPVFTEVEPIKRAILFAKETGCRIHICHVACPEGVDEITKARNEGVDVTCETCTHYLYFDTSELDAIGPVVKCSPPIRDKENQNGMWEKVLAGEIAFVTSDHSPCTPDLKATDNAFEAWGGISGVQNNVDVLFDEGVQKRGMSLTQFADIIATAPAKRYDLDAKGSISIGKDADFVLIKPNAPYTLKAEDLEYKNKISPYIGREIGAQVAQTILRGISIYSQETGVTEAHPGEFILK, encoded by the coding sequence ATGAGTTATGATTTATTAATCAAGAATGGCCTAGTAATTTTAGAAAATGAGGCTATTGAAACGGATGTAGCTATCAAAGATGGGAAGATTGCAGCAATTGGAAATGATTTAAGTGCAGCTTCGGAAACAATTGATGCGACAGGATTAATTGTTAGTCCCGGAATGGTCGATGCTCATGTGCATATTACAGATCCTGGTGGCGGCTATCGCGACCAATGGGAAGGGTATTTAACAGGTACAAAAGCTTGTGCCAAAGGTGGCGTAACTTCATTTATGGAAATGCCTTTGAATCAAGTCCCTGCAACAGTTGATGGGAAATCTTTACAAATTAAATACGATGCTGGTAAGAATAAATTAACTTCAGATGTTGGCTCATTTGGTGGTCTTGTTCCTTTTAATTTAGAGTATGGCATTGAAGAGCTAAATGATGGAGGCGTCGCAGCCTATAAATGCTTTATGGCAACTTGTGGAGATCGTAGCATTGATGGTGACTTTATGAATGTCGACGATTACTCTCTCTATGAAGGCATGAAACATATAGCTAAAACTGGAAAAGTTCTTGCAATCCATGCAGAGAATGCTGCGATTACAGATAAATTAGGGGAATTAGCCTATAAAAATGGGGAAACGACTTTGGCAGCATACGTTGCTACTCGTCCCGTCTTTACAGAAGTTGAACCAATTAAACGAGCGATTTTATTTGCTAAAGAAACGGGTTGCCGTATTCATATTTGTCATGTGGCTTGTCCAGAAGGCGTGGATGAAATTACCAAAGCACGGAATGAAGGTGTAGATGTGACCTGCGAAACTTGTACCCATTATTTATACTTTGATACTTCCGAGTTAGATGCCATTGGACCAGTTGTAAAATGTTCTCCGCCAATTCGTGACAAAGAAAATCAAAATGGCATGTGGGAAAAAGTTTTAGCAGGTGAAATTGCATTTGTAACTTCTGATCATTCTCCTTGTACACCTGATTTAAAAGCGACAGATAATGCTTTTGAAGCTTGGGGAGGTATCTCTGGTGTCCAAAACAATGTGGATGTTTTATTTGATGAAGGCGTTCAAAAACGTGGGATGTCCTTAACTCAATTCGCTGATATCATTGCTACAGCTCCCGCTAAACGCTATGATTTAGATGCTAAAGGTAGTATTTCAATTGGGAAAGATGCTGATTTCGTGTTAATCAAACCCAATGCACCTTACACGTTAAAAGCTGAAGATTTAGAATACAAAAATAAAATTAGTCCTTACATCGGTCGTGAAATTGGGGCTCAAGTAGCTCAAACAATTTTACGAGGTATTTCTATTTATAGTCAAGAAACTGGTGTGACAGAAGCGCATCCAGGAGAGTTCATTCTAAAATAA